CTGTTTGCTTACTTTCTGGTGATGATAAGCGCCGGTCTGCTCGAAGACCTGCCCACCTTTACGCCCGCGCCACAGCGCAGCCAGTTTATCGACCACAATGCGCTGGAAGCCCAAAAAGCCCGTATGGCACCGCTTCAGGCCGGGCAGGAGACGCTGTCGACCGCGTTGGCCGATAAACGAGATGCGCGTGAAATGGCAGGCAGTGATTACGCCAAAGCTAAAGCCAGTTTTGATAACTGGCGCGCTACCCGCAGCAGCACCGAACAGTCTGACCAGAACCCGGAGGTCATAAAGCGCAACCACGAGCTGGATCGTTTGCTCGCGTTGCAACGGCAGCTTGATGGGCAACTTACCGAATTACAAAGAGAGAAAAACCAGTTGCAAACCCAGCTTGTGCCGATGACACAAGCCATCAGCCAGCTTTACAGTGAAGCGGATGCGCGTTATGCGCAGGCGCTGCGCTCAGCAGAGTTACAGGCGTTTTTCATCCGTCTGGCGTTTATCGGCCCGTTGTTGATTGCTGCGCTATGGCTGTTTCGTCGTTACCGGAAGAGCAATCAGTGGCCGTTTGTCTGGGGTTTTATTCTGTTTGCCCTGTTCGGCTTCTTTGTTGAGCTGGTGCCTTATCTGCCCAGTTTTGGCGGCTACATTCGTTATGGCGTTGGCGTGGTCTTAACGTACTTCGGCGGGCGGGCGCTGTTGCGTGGTTTACAGCGCTATCTGGAGCGAAAACAGCAGGAACAGGAAGCCTCGCAAGAGGCGCGTAAAGAGTCCATTCACTATGAAGCGGCATTGACGGCGCTGTCGCGCAATCAATGCCCAGGGTGTGACCGGCCGTTAATTATGCAAAACGGTGCGACACCGGCATTTTGTATGCATTGCGGCTTGCAGTTGCTCTCGACCTGCGCGGCCTGCGGGTTGCGCAAAAACGCTTTTTATCACTATTGCCCGGATTGTGGCACCCCCGCCCAGTCATCCTCATCCTGAGTGGTGCTGCCGGCCGGGGCCTGTGCACCCGGCTAGCGTCTCTGTTGCCTGTTTATTCAGCCCGTTTTCAGACGCTTTATACAAATTTTATACCGGGATAAACCACTTTTACGGCAAATTTATTGCCCGTGGCGTAGCCTGCTTTGGTGCGCTGGCGATGCCAGCGGCGACAGATGGCCGGTGTTGCGGCCTGTGTATCATGATCTGCTGTGCGGCAGGTTCATTCATTGGGGGAGTGGGCCTGCCATAGCGGGTCACTTTGCTGGAAGGAGGAGGTCATGAATATCATCAGGCTGGTTTGCGGTGTGCTGCTGTTGGCTGTGTCGTGGTCAGGGCACACTATCGCACCGTATCCGGCATCAGACGGCCATACGTTTAGCGCTGCACAACAAGCGGAGATCCGCCGTATTGTGATGGAGTATTTGCTAATGCACCCCGAGGTGATTCAGGCAGCCCGCCCGATGCCCGCCGAAACGGGGTGCCTGCCTGCATCGTCAATACCTGTTAACGGCGAACATGCGGGCCAGCCCTGATGCTGGTATGACATGTTAATCATATTTTTTGAAAGATGAGAGCAAATAAACCCGGTTTTAACGCCGAGTCAACCGGTCTATTATCACTTCCATCGAAAGCGAACGCGCTTTCAGTAAAGAAAAAACCAAATTCAACGTGAAGGATATTGACCATGAAAGCTATCAAAAATATTGTTGCAGTTATCGCTCTGGCTAGCGTTTCTTTTGGCACACTGGCGGCAACCGAAGTGCAGCAGTCTGCCCGTGAGCGCATTGGCACCGTCAGCGCTAGCGCGAATACGCTGGATGGTTTGCAGGCCAGCTTGTCTGAAAAAGCGACGGCAGCGGGTGCCAAATCATTTCGTATCATCTCTGCCACCGGCAACGACAACCAACTGCGTGGCGTCGCTGAAATCTATAACTGATAATACGCGTATTAAGCCCGCGTGATATTGAGCAACAATGGCCGCCTCAGGGCGGCTTTGTTATTTTGGTACAAGCGTACTGACGTCGAACCGACGGTTATACCGCAAGCCATGCTTTAAGGATATTCACCAGCACCGGAGCATAAGGCTCCAGCCTGCCATTTTGGGGCGTGCTGAGATCGTTAATGATTTCTGCGAGCAAATCATCATCTTCCAGCCCGTCGTTAGGGGCGATACCGTTAGCCAGGAGCAGGCAGTGAATGGCTTGCTTACGTATCTCAATCAGCTTTTTGTTCTGTGTTTCATGCTCACCCAGGTTTAGTACCTTGATGGCCTCCTGCGCACGCTCTGTCCTGCCTTCGACGCGCCCGCTAATCATAAATTGCAATTCCGTTTCGCATTCCGCCATGAGTGGGGTAAGTGAAAACGGTTGTGAACCGTGGGCGGCGTCGCACTGATTTGGCGTGGTACAACTGGCGACGATGTTGGTGAAATCGAGACTACGTTGAGGAGCCTCGTTTCTTGCCTGAACATGCTCATTCATGGTGTCGCTGTTATCACCACTGATCGGTTTGCAGCAGTAGGCGCACAAGTAAAACTGTTCTTTGGCACAGACATCGCGGATGTCCTGCCGTTCGGTTTCCGTCAAATTGTCATAGCGGCCTGTGGGGTTGGCGCGTTTCCAGTCTGTCAGACTGGCAGGCTCCGTACCTTTAGTGATTTTTCTCACCGCGTAACTCCTGTTTGCGCAGTAATAAGCGGGCTTTGGTCAGTTCCAGATTGCTGGCGGGCAACTCGGCGGTTAGTTCTTCCAGCAACGTTTTGGCTTGTGTTAATTGCTGGTGCTGAATCATGTCTAGCAGATCACCTAATTTTTTCGCGATTTGCGCGTTACGGATATGTGTATCCATCACCTCCAGCAACACGCTATTGGCATCCTGACCATACTGAGAGGGCACAACGGTCAGTTCGCCGTTATCCAGCGAATACACCAACACATCCTTGCAATCGCTGATCACCAGCGGCGAATGGGTGGTCAAAATAAACTGACAATTTGGGAAGGTGGTGGTGAGCCGTTCGATAATGCTGCGCTGCCACGACGGGTGCAGGTGCATATCCACTTCATCAA
This sequence is a window from Dickeya aquatica. Protein-coding genes within it:
- the bhsA gene encoding multiple stress resistance protein BhsA is translated as MKAIKNIVAVIALASVSFGTLAATEVQQSARERIGTVSASANTLDGLQASLSEKATAAGAKSFRIISATGNDNQLRGVAEIYN
- a CDS encoding HNH endonuclease family protein, with protein sequence MRKITKGTEPASLTDWKRANPTGRYDNLTETERQDIRDVCAKEQFYLCAYCCKPISGDNSDTMNEHVQARNEAPQRSLDFTNIVASCTTPNQCDAAHGSQPFSLTPLMAECETELQFMISGRVEGRTERAQEAIKVLNLGEHETQNKKLIEIRKQAIHCLLLANGIAPNDGLEDDDLLAEIINDLSTPQNGRLEPYAPVLVNILKAWLAV